Proteins from one Calditrichota bacterium genomic window:
- a CDS encoding type IIA DNA topoisomerase subunit B, producing the protein MSKATYTEDNIRSLDWKEHIRLRPGMYIGKLGDGSAQDDGIYVLVKEIIDNSIDEHVMGFGKTIDLRVSEHNVKVRDYGRGIPLGKVFDCVAKMNTGGKYDSEAFQKSVGLNGVGTKAVNALSNYFKVQAVRDGKMKVIEFCKGEVTKDHKIELTNQRNGTQIEFKPDDSVFKHFHFIPDYLENQLWNYAYLNAGLTINFNGQKFHSENGLLDLLTRKSDPESLRYDVIHSKSKDIEFALTHGSQYGEEYYSFVNGQHTTQGGTHLAAFREAIVKTVREFYKKDFDATDIRASVIGAISVRIQEPVFESQTKTKLGSLNIAPEGQTIRGFVNEFIKKELDDYLHKHPDTAEKLLKRIQQSERERKEIAGIKKLANQRAKKANLHNKKLRDCRIHYQDAKKDQRYDSTLFITEGDSASGSITKARKVETQAVFSLRGKPLNSFGLTKKIVYENEEFNLLQHALNIEDGLDGLRYNNVVIATDADVDGMHIRLLLMTFFLQFFPDLVRNGHVYILDTPLFRVRNKKETIYCYDDSERLNAIEKLGKNAEITRFKGLGEISPHEFEGFIGDDIRLDPLVLQEKTSIKKLLGYFMGKNTPERQKFIIRNLKVEKDLAEELV; encoded by the coding sequence ATGTCAAAAGCAACATATACTGAAGACAATATTCGTTCACTGGACTGGAAAGAACACATCCGATTGCGCCCAGGCATGTATATAGGCAAGCTTGGTGATGGCTCCGCCCAGGATGACGGAATTTACGTTCTGGTAAAAGAGATCATCGATAACTCAATTGATGAACATGTAATGGGTTTTGGCAAAACAATTGATCTGCGCGTTTCAGAACATAATGTAAAAGTTCGTGATTATGGCCGCGGAATTCCCTTGGGGAAAGTTTTTGATTGTGTCGCTAAAATGAACACCGGTGGAAAATATGATAGCGAGGCTTTTCAAAAGTCAGTTGGATTGAATGGTGTTGGTACAAAAGCTGTAAACGCCCTTTCAAATTATTTTAAAGTCCAGGCCGTTCGTGATGGCAAAATGAAAGTTATCGAATTTTGCAAAGGTGAGGTTACAAAAGACCATAAAATTGAATTGACCAACCAACGCAATGGTACGCAGATTGAGTTTAAACCGGATGACTCTGTTTTTAAACATTTTCACTTTATTCCGGATTATCTTGAAAATCAGCTTTGGAATTATGCCTACCTGAATGCCGGATTAACCATAAATTTTAATGGTCAAAAATTTCATTCTGAAAATGGCTTATTGGATTTGCTTACCCGCAAAAGCGATCCAGAATCATTACGCTATGATGTCATTCATTCCAAAAGCAAAGATATTGAATTTGCGCTAACCCATGGTAGCCAATATGGCGAAGAATATTATTCTTTTGTAAATGGTCAACACACAACACAGGGCGGGACACATCTTGCCGCTTTCCGTGAAGCAATTGTAAAAACTGTTCGTGAGTTTTATAAAAAAGATTTTGATGCAACAGATATTAGAGCTTCAGTTATAGGAGCAATTAGTGTGCGCATTCAGGAGCCGGTTTTTGAGTCGCAAACCAAAACAAAACTTGGCTCTTTAAATATTGCTCCGGAAGGCCAGACAATTCGCGGCTTTGTAAATGAATTCATAAAAAAAGAACTTGATGATTACCTGCATAAACATCCTGATACAGCAGAAAAATTATTAAAACGAATTCAACAGTCAGAACGCGAAAGAAAAGAAATTGCCGGTATCAAAAAGCTGGCCAATCAGCGCGCCAAAAAAGCAAATCTGCACAATAAAAAATTACGAGATTGCCGAATTCATTATCAGGATGCAAAAAAAGATCAGCGTTACGATTCCACACTTTTTATAACTGAAGGTGACTCTGCAAGTGGGTCTATTACCAAAGCGCGAAAAGTTGAAACCCAGGCAGTTTTTAGTTTGCGTGGCAAGCCATTAAACAGCTTCGGGCTTACCAAAAAAATTGTTTATGAAAATGAAGAGTTTAACCTTTTACAGCATGCACTAAATATTGAAGATGGCCTGGATGGCCTGCGCTATAATAACGTGGTTATTGCCACCGATGCCGATGTTGACGGAATGCATATCCGTCTTTTACTGATGACATTTTTTCTTCAGTTTTTCCCCGATCTTGTACGAAACGGGCATGTCTATATTTTGGATACACCACTATTTCGTGTTCGAAATAAAAAAGAAACAATTTATTGCTACGATGACTCAGAAAGACTGAATGCCATTGAAAAGCTTGGAAAAAATGCAGAGATAACCCGTTTTAAAGGATTAGGCGAAATCTCCCCGCACGAATTTGAAGGGTTTATCGGGGATGATATCCGGCTTGATCCATTAGTGCTTCAGGAAAAAACATCCATAAAAAAATTGCTCGGATATTTTATGGGCAAAAACACTCCTGAACGGCAAAAATTTATTATTCGAAACTTAAAAGTAGAAAAGGATTTGGCTGAAGAACTGGTTTAA
- a CDS encoding DNA gyrase/topoisomerase IV subunit A has translation MSEEIMNENGEDQELQQTVHVKEMYSDWFLEYASYVILERAVPGILDGLKPVQRRILHSMKQMDDGRFNKAANVIGHTMQYHPHGDAAIGDALVNIGQKDLMIETQGNWGDIRTGDSAAAPRYIEARLSKFALEVAFYEKTTEWQKSYDGRKNEPVNLPMKFPLLLAHGTEGIAVGLATKIMPHNFVELLEASIKILQKEDISIFPDFPTGGMADFSNYNEGLKGGKIRVRAKIETVDKKTLIIRDIPFATTTTSVMESIVKANDNGKIKIKKVVDNTAKHVEILIELPAATSPDVTIDALYAFTDCEISISPNACIIIDEKPVFMGVNDILLASTKNTVRLLKRELEIKLGELNEKWHFSSLEKIFIEERIYRDIEECETWEAVIEAIDKGLDPFKELLFREVTEDDIVRLTEIKIKRISKFDSFKADEAIKNLEGEIKQVKSNLRNLTQYAIRYFEMLIQKYGKGRERKTEIRNFENIQVRRVAVANQKLYVNRADGFVGTGLRKDEYIGDCSDIDDVIAFKSDGTFIVTRVADKTFAGKDIIHASVWKKGDERMVYNMIYRDGKDGRTYAKRFSVTAITRDKQNDLTKGTKDSKVFYFTANPNSESEVVTVSLNPRCSARQKSFDFDFDSLAIKGRGSQGNIITKYPVRKIAHKEAGQSTLGGLEIWYDETVGRLNNDSRGSFVGSFEGDERILVLYKNGSLELTTFDLSNHYEHEKIETIVKFNPEIVITAVHYDADVQNFYVKRFKVESEVVGRVTQFTAESKGSFAAIISTDDTPKADYKYLFGKQKDRRSGILELKTLVDVKGWKSRGNRLSTYQVIDVKPHKPDGPEIIIAQEDQKDLFE, from the coding sequence ATGTCTGAAGAAATAATGAATGAAAATGGTGAAGACCAGGAACTGCAACAAACAGTCCATGTTAAGGAAATGTACAGCGACTGGTTTTTGGAGTATGCCTCTTATGTGATTTTGGAACGTGCAGTCCCCGGAATTCTGGATGGATTAAAACCAGTACAACGGCGCATTCTGCATTCCATGAAACAAATGGATGATGGACGCTTTAACAAAGCCGCAAATGTAATTGGCCATACAATGCAGTATCATCCGCATGGTGATGCGGCCATTGGCGATGCATTGGTAAATATCGGCCAGAAAGATTTAATGATTGAAACGCAGGGCAACTGGGGTGATATCCGCACGGGAGACTCGGCTGCTGCACCACGATATATTGAAGCCCGTCTGTCCAAGTTTGCACTGGAAGTAGCATTTTATGAAAAAACGACTGAGTGGCAAAAGTCTTATGATGGCCGTAAAAACGAGCCGGTAAACTTGCCGATGAAATTCCCTCTGCTTTTGGCACATGGCACAGAAGGAATTGCTGTTGGCCTGGCCACAAAAATAATGCCCCACAATTTTGTTGAGCTGCTGGAAGCCTCAATTAAAATTCTACAAAAAGAAGACATCTCAATCTTCCCGGATTTTCCCACCGGCGGAATGGCTGATTTTTCCAATTATAATGAAGGTCTTAAGGGCGGCAAAATTCGCGTTCGTGCCAAGATTGAAACTGTTGATAAAAAAACACTGATTATCCGCGATATTCCATTTGCAACTACAACAACCAGCGTAATGGAATCGATTGTTAAAGCCAATGACAATGGCAAAATTAAAATTAAAAAGGTTGTAGATAATACGGCAAAGCATGTTGAAATACTGATAGAGCTGCCGGCTGCGACATCACCTGATGTTACGATTGATGCGCTTTATGCTTTCACCGATTGTGAAATTTCGATTTCGCCAAATGCCTGCATAATTATTGATGAAAAACCTGTTTTCATGGGTGTCAATGACATTTTACTGGCTTCAACAAAAAATACAGTGCGTTTATTAAAACGCGAGCTGGAAATTAAGCTGGGTGAACTGAATGAAAAATGGCACTTTTCTTCTCTTGAAAAAATCTTTATTGAAGAACGAATTTACCGCGATATCGAGGAATGTGAAACCTGGGAAGCGGTGATAGAAGCAATCGATAAAGGCCTTGACCCTTTTAAAGAATTACTGTTTAGGGAAGTTACAGAAGATGATATTGTTCGCCTTACTGAAATAAAGATAAAGCGAATCTCAAAATTTGATTCTTTTAAAGCCGACGAAGCAATCAAAAATCTGGAAGGCGAAATTAAACAGGTAAAAAGCAATCTGCGCAACCTTACCCAATACGCTATTCGGTATTTTGAAATGCTTATCCAAAAATATGGCAAAGGCCGTGAACGTAAAACAGAAATCCGCAATTTTGAAAACATCCAGGTGCGCCGGGTTGCCGTGGCAAATCAAAAACTATACGTCAACCGTGCTGATGGATTTGTTGGAACCGGACTGCGCAAGGACGAATATATTGGTGATTGCTCGGATATTGATGACGTTATCGCCTTCAAGTCAGACGGAACATTCATCGTTACGAGAGTGGCAGATAAAACATTTGCCGGTAAAGATATAATCCATGCAAGCGTTTGGAAAAAAGGTGACGAACGCATGGTTTATAATATGATTTATCGTGACGGAAAAGATGGTCGGACTTATGCAAAACGTTTTTCGGTAACTGCCATTACACGCGATAAACAAAATGACCTGACCAAAGGGACAAAAGACTCCAAGGTTTTTTATTTTACCGCAAATCCAAATAGTGAATCGGAAGTTGTTACCGTTTCCCTTAATCCGCGATGCAGCGCACGCCAAAAATCTTTTGATTTCGATTTTGATTCGCTGGCCATTAAAGGCCGTGGATCTCAGGGCAATATTATCACCAAATATCCCGTCCGTAAAATTGCGCATAAGGAAGCAGGGCAATCTACACTTGGTGGATTGGAAATCTGGTACGATGAAACTGTAGGCCGTTTAAACAATGATTCACGCGGATCATTTGTTGGCAGTTTTGAAGGCGATGAACGGATTTTGGTACTCTATAAAAATGGTTCGCTGGAATTGACGACATTTGATTTAAGCAATCATTATGAACATGAAAAAATTGAAACCATCGTTAAATTCAATCCGGAGATTGTGATAACGGCTGTTCATTATGACGCGGACGTCCAGAACTTTTATGTGAAACGATTTAAAGTAGAATCGGAAGTTGTTGGCCGGGTTACACAGTTTACTGCTGAAAGCAAAGGTAGTTTTGCTGCCATTATTTCCACAGATGATACCCCAAAAGCAGATTATAAATATCTGTTTGGAAAACAAAAAGATAGGCGTAGCGGCATTTTGGAATTAAAAACCCTCGTTGATGTAAAAGGCTGGAAATCACGCGGCAACCGTTTAAGTACTTACCAGGTAATTGATGTAAAACCACATAAACCTGATGGCCCGGAAATAATTATCGCCCAGGAAGACCAAAAAGATTTGTTTGAGTAA
- a CDS encoding M20/M25/M40 family metallo-hydrolase translates to MNKSFVYTLLFGLFVFWGSLFSQTKDSHKTFINKIYSEALVKTPTHKLLKELTTKFPHRLSGSKGADGAVKWTKQVMQDFGFDNVFLQDVMVEHWERGEKEQAYIVDKNGNKVEFSILALGRSISTPESGITAEVVKVQSLDEVAELGREKIEGKIVFYNRSFEHKHLRTFSGYVGTVNQRTKGPSQAARYGAIAVVIRSVSSGDDDFPHTGTLGYAKDAPQIPAGALGNHSANKLAEILESNPQQKLFLKINSQTLPDAKSYNVIGEIKGSEHPEKIIAVGGHLDAWDVGQGAHDDGSGCMQSISALKILQRMGYKPKHTLRAVMFINEENGLRGGKTYADSAVNKKEKHIIAIESDAGGFTPRAFGLKGPDSTLAKMQEWLKYFPDYTIESIKKGYGGPDINPLNKADGTPTIGLVPDSQRYFDFHHSPADVFSAVNKRELELGTASMATLIYLVDQFGL, encoded by the coding sequence ATGAACAAGTCATTTGTATATACACTTCTTTTTGGCCTATTTGTATTTTGGGGATCTCTCTTTTCTCAGACAAAAGATTCGCATAAAACATTTATTAATAAAATCTATAGCGAGGCATTGGTCAAAACTCCGACACATAAATTGTTAAAAGAATTAACAACAAAGTTTCCTCATCGTTTAAGCGGATCTAAAGGGGCCGATGGGGCGGTAAAATGGACAAAGCAGGTTATGCAGGATTTTGGCTTTGACAATGTTTTTTTACAAGATGTAATGGTAGAACATTGGGAGCGTGGTGAAAAAGAGCAGGCATATATAGTTGATAAAAATGGAAACAAAGTTGAGTTTTCAATTTTGGCCCTTGGCAGATCCATTTCAACGCCAGAATCAGGCATCACAGCCGAGGTAGTAAAAGTTCAATCTTTGGATGAGGTCGCTGAATTAGGCCGTGAAAAAATTGAAGGGAAAATTGTTTTTTATAACCGTTCTTTTGAACATAAGCATCTGCGTACATTTTCCGGGTATGTTGGAACTGTCAATCAACGTACAAAAGGTCCGTCTCAGGCAGCTCGTTATGGTGCAATAGCTGTGGTAATCAGATCTGTTTCATCTGGTGATGACGACTTTCCACATACGGGTACTTTGGGTTATGCAAAAGATGCACCGCAAATTCCCGCCGGGGCTTTGGGAAATCATTCCGCGAATAAACTTGCTGAAATCCTGGAAAGCAATCCACAGCAAAAATTATTTCTAAAAATAAACAGTCAAACTTTGCCCGATGCAAAATCCTACAATGTTATTGGAGAAATAAAGGGATCTGAGCATCCTGAAAAAATTATCGCTGTTGGTGGCCATTTAGATGCCTGGGATGTAGGACAAGGTGCGCATGACGACGGATCAGGATGTATGCAGTCAATTTCAGCTTTAAAGATTTTGCAGCGGATGGGTTATAAACCAAAACATACCTTGCGGGCAGTGATGTTTATTAACGAAGAAAATGGTTTAAGGGGCGGAAAAACATATGCTGATTCAGCAGTTAATAAAAAGGAAAAACATATCATTGCAATCGAATCAGATGCAGGTGGATTTACGCCAAGAGCTTTTGGTTTAAAAGGGCCTGACTCTACGTTGGCTAAAATGCAGGAATGGTTAAAATACTTTCCTGATTACACAATCGAATCAATAAAAAAGGGTTATGGCGGACCGGATATTAACCCGCTTAATAAAGCTGATGGAACACCAACGATTGGATTGGTTCCAGATTCTCAGCGCTATTTTGATTTTCACCATTCCCCGGCAGATGTGTTTAGCGCGGTAAATAAAAGGGAGCTGGAATTGGGTACAGCTTCAATGGCAACCTTGATTTATTTGGTGGATCAGTTTGGATTATAA
- a CDS encoding T9SS type A sorting domain-containing protein has product MLKFLLSLSLIFIFSINLFSQELQFERKINPFPVKDKNGFVFKQPFIGGFNVPRIQFIDIDHDNDKDLFVQEIDDRITFFENIASAQNPEFTWQTDDWLMKNHGAWYRFVDIDNDGDIDLFSQGEQEQVSYYQNQNGILTLKADTLRDSAGDLIISELTSIPNFFDIDCDGDKDLFLGRQTGTITFYENIANPPDQIPQFKFATDSYQDILIIGGGLSKNTKHHGANSLSFGDLNNDGPAELLYGDFFSRGLYYFENDGRCDSTSLRQASDEYPDTGPVETGGFNVPELVDIDNDNDLDLFVTVHGGFFSFTQNVVENFLFYENFGSEEQAEFVFNTGTFINQFDAGEQSVPTFVDIDADGDLDLFVGNNTQPVASATHGQLLFFKNIGDSLNPQFLWIEGDYVVVENMFNYAPAFADLDADGDFDLFIGRINGKLAYFLNTGTAQNAKFELVSSRYADIDVGATSVPAFADLDNDQDFDLVIGESDGNLNFYKNNGDKNSPDFSLESNSFAGINVGSFAKPSFYDFDNDGDSDLLIGNSDGKIFFYKNNSTQSEILFNEIEETLLTAQKIAAPAMANLYGGFTSIVSGTQGGGLYYFDSQKANPIEKEPALNHPNSFNISQNYPNPFNGQTHFDIELAKPGYINISIFDISGGLVKTILSDHKTAGKYSFMWDSSTENNDIAASGLYYLRVNFDFSSHSRKLILLK; this is encoded by the coding sequence GTGTTAAAATTTCTCTTATCACTTTCTTTAATTTTTATTTTTTCAATCAATTTGTTTTCACAGGAATTACAATTTGAGCGCAAAATAAATCCTTTTCCTGTTAAGGATAAAAACGGATTTGTTTTTAAACAGCCATTTATCGGTGGCTTTAATGTTCCGCGCATTCAATTTATAGACATAGATCATGATAATGACAAGGACCTGTTTGTACAGGAAATTGATGACCGGATAACCTTTTTCGAAAACATAGCATCAGCTCAAAATCCAGAATTTACCTGGCAAACGGATGATTGGCTCATGAAAAATCATGGTGCCTGGTATCGTTTTGTGGATATTGACAACGATGGAGACATCGATTTATTTAGCCAGGGTGAACAAGAACAGGTAAGTTATTATCAAAATCAAAACGGAATTTTAACCCTTAAGGCGGATACTTTGCGTGACTCTGCCGGGGATTTGATCATCTCGGAATTAACGAGTATTCCCAACTTTTTTGATATTGATTGCGATGGTGATAAGGATCTTTTTCTTGGCCGCCAAACAGGGACGATCACTTTTTATGAAAATATCGCCAACCCGCCTGACCAGATTCCACAGTTTAAGTTTGCTACCGATAGTTACCAGGATATATTAATTATCGGGGGAGGCCTCTCAAAAAACACAAAACATCATGGTGCAAACAGTCTTTCTTTTGGTGATTTGAACAACGATGGGCCGGCAGAATTGCTTTATGGCGATTTTTTTTCACGAGGTCTTTATTATTTTGAAAATGATGGAAGATGCGATTCAACTTCCCTTAGACAGGCAAGTGATGAATATCCTGACACGGGACCGGTAGAAACAGGTGGCTTTAACGTCCCGGAGCTTGTGGATATAGACAATGACAATGATCTTGATCTTTTTGTTACAGTACATGGCGGCTTTTTTTCATTTACTCAAAATGTAGTGGAAAATTTTCTTTTTTATGAAAACTTTGGTTCAGAAGAGCAGGCAGAGTTTGTATTTAATACGGGTACTTTTATAAACCAGTTTGATGCAGGAGAACAATCCGTACCTACTTTTGTGGATATAGATGCCGATGGCGATCTTGATTTATTTGTTGGTAATAACACGCAACCGGTTGCATCTGCTACACATGGACAACTTCTTTTCTTTAAAAATATTGGCGACTCTTTAAATCCACAATTTCTATGGATAGAAGGAGATTATGTTGTAGTTGAAAACATGTTTAATTATGCACCAGCCTTTGCAGATTTGGATGCTGATGGAGATTTTGATCTTTTCATTGGCAGGATAAATGGGAAACTGGCCTATTTTTTAAATACCGGCACAGCACAAAATGCTAAGTTTGAATTAGTTAGCAGCCGTTATGCAGATATTGATGTCGGGGCGACCAGTGTTCCGGCTTTTGCAGATTTAGATAATGACCAGGATTTCGACTTGGTTATTGGCGAGTCTGATGGAAATCTGAATTTCTATAAAAACAATGGTGATAAAAACAGCCCTGATTTTTCTTTGGAAAGTAATTCATTTGCAGGGATAAATGTCGGATCATTTGCAAAACCGTCTTTTTATGATTTTGATAATGACGGGGATTCTGACCTTTTGATAGGCAACAGTGATGGCAAAATATTTTTTTATAAGAATAACTCTACTCAAAGTGAAATTCTTTTTAACGAAATTGAAGAAACACTTTTAACAGCTCAAAAAATTGCTGCACCGGCAATGGCAAATCTTTATGGAGGTTTTACTTCTATCGTGTCAGGAACACAAGGCGGCGGCCTTTATTATTTCGATTCGCAAAAAGCCAATCCGATTGAAAAAGAACCTGCTTTAAATCATCCGAACTCTTTTAACATTTCGCAAAACTATCCAAATCCTTTTAATGGTCAAACCCACTTTGATATTGAATTGGCAAAACCCGGTTATATAAATATTTCAATCTTTGATATTTCCGGAGGTCTGGTAAAAACTATTCTAAGTGATCATAAAACGGCTGGAAAATATTCTTTTATGTGGGATAGTTCTACGGAGAACAATGACATTGCCGCATCCGGACTTTATTATCTGCGTGTCAATTTTGATTTTTCCTCACATTCCCGTAAACTCATCCTTTTAAAATAG
- a CDS encoding beta-propeller fold lactonase family protein translates to MKSIIAKSAIFSFLLIFVYSCSETTSSNDGSVESIYVCNQGEGTISIIDAQKHEIIETLNLVDYGFSAGSKPHHIVVEEDGNIWYVSLIADGKVLKFNKENELLGTADTPTPGMLVLHPNMPKLYAGRSMTAPNPPSSIISINTETMTVTEIPLPFARPHALMIQNNGEFLYSGSLVENKIAVINAGNDELEETSTFAGDNNVLVQFEVSSDDQQLFATGQISNQLLFFNLDSIGLLSFDQAIDVGNAPWHPVLANDGETLYLGNKMSNSVSAVNIVTKNVVNITGNGLASPHGSALSKDGKYLFISNQNTNGDYIPNDSSGNASDTGTVVVINTSGNTIEKVIEVGKTPSGIGS, encoded by the coding sequence ATGAAATCAATTATAGCGAAGTCCGCAATTTTTTCGTTTTTACTCATTTTTGTTTATTCATGCAGTGAAACAACTTCTTCAAATGATGGTTCTGTTGAATCCATTTATGTGTGCAACCAGGGTGAAGGCACAATTTCAATCATTGATGCACAGAAACATGAAATTATTGAAACGCTTAATTTGGTGGATTATGGTTTTAGCGCAGGCTCTAAGCCGCACCACATTGTTGTTGAAGAAGATGGAAACATATGGTATGTAAGTTTAATCGCTGATGGCAAGGTTTTAAAGTTTAACAAGGAAAATGAACTTTTGGGAACTGCTGATACACCAACTCCCGGAATGCTGGTTTTACATCCTAATATGCCAAAATTGTATGCCGGCCGGTCGATGACAGCACCAAATCCGCCGTCATCTATAATTTCAATTAATACGGAAACAATGACGGTTACAGAAATCCCTCTTCCTTTTGCCCGCCCTCATGCATTGATGATTCAGAATAATGGTGAATTCCTTTATTCCGGTAGCCTTGTAGAAAATAAAATTGCTGTCATAAATGCCGGTAATGATGAGCTTGAAGAGACTTCTACATTTGCCGGGGATAATAATGTACTTGTTCAGTTTGAAGTTTCTTCAGATGACCAACAGCTTTTTGCAACCGGACAGATTTCAAATCAGCTGCTTTTTTTTAATCTCGATTCGATAGGTTTGCTTTCTTTTGATCAGGCCATTGATGTTGGAAATGCTCCGTGGCATCCCGTTTTGGCTAATGATGGTGAAACTTTGTATTTAGGCAATAAAATGTCAAACTCTGTTTCGGCTGTAAATATTGTCACTAAAAATGTTGTTAACATTACCGGAAATGGCCTGGCTTCTCCGCATGGAAGCGCATTATCTAAAGATGGAAAATATCTCTTTATTTCCAACCAAAACACAAATGGTGATTATATTCCAAATGATTCATCTGGTAATGCATCAGATACCGGAACAGTAGTAGTAATTAACACTTCCGGTAATACAATCGAAAAAGTTATTGAAGTTGGTAAAACACCATCTGGAATAGGATCATAA